Proteins encoded together in one Impatiens glandulifera chromosome 1, dImpGla2.1, whole genome shotgun sequence window:
- the LOC124945685 gene encoding polygalacturonase-like, with product MAISVSSIQINVVKLGANSDGRTDSSKAFLKAWESACSSPGLSTINVPKGRYLIGSLITFSGAQCKSSAITFRIYGTLVAPTNYFKLSKKQNWIMFHRTNRVSIIGGTLDARGSGLWACKNAGKGGCPTGVTSLQFSNSKNVLVSGLTSLDSQMFHIVVHECNNVKLQGTKIRAIEDSPNTDGIHISHSSNVRVMNANIGTGDDCVSIGPGSTNLWVQNITCGPGHGISIGSLGRFSNEPGVQNITVSTATFTGTQNGVRIKTWAKPSTGFVKGVMFQHLKMVDVQNPVIIDQQYCNGKKNCPHMGSGIKVSDVTYQDIRGTSASKVAVTFKCNKDKPCSGIKMRGVTVKHGDSKAAVKSECANVVGVSIAGAGCNSN from the exons ATGGCAATATCCGTCTCTTCAATCCAAATCAATGTGGTAAAGCTTGGAGCCAATAGCGACGGTAGAACCGACTCCTCAAAGGCTTTCCTCAAAGCATGGGAGTCGGCTTGCAGTTCACCAGGATTATCCACGATCAATGTGCCTAAAGGGAGATACTTGATCGGTTCCCTTATTACATTCTCAGGAGCTCAATGCAAGTCAAGTGCTATCACATTCCGAATTTATGGAACTCTCGTGGCaccaacaaattattttaagctTTCTAAAAAACAGAATTGGATAATGTTTCATAGAACAAACAGAGTTTCAATCATTGGCGGCACTCTTGACGCCAGAGGCTCCGGCTTGTGGGCTTGCAAGAACGCCGGAAAGGGAGGCTGTCCTACTGGCGTTACG TCACTGCAATTCAGCAATTCGAAGAATGTGCTTGTGAGTGGTTTGACCTCATTAGACAGTCAAATGTTCCATATTGTTGTCCACGAGTGCAATAATGTGAAGCTACAAGGAACCAAAATCAGAGCCATCGAGGACAGCCCAAACACCGACGGAATCCATATCTCCCATTCTTCCAATGTTAGAGTCATGAATGCGAATATCGGCACTGGAGACGACTGTGTCTCCATTGGCCCCGGCTCCACCAACTTGTGGGTCCAAAACATAACCTGCGGGCCTGGTCATGGTATCAG CATTGGGAGCCTGGGACGGTTTTCGAATGAACCCGGGGTACAAAATATTACTGTTTCAACAGCGACGTTTACTGGAACGCAAAACGGGGTGAGGATAAAGACATGGGCGAAGCCTAGCACTGGATTTGTAAAAGGCGTTATGTTCCAACACCTTAAAATGGTAGATGTTCAAAATCCTGTAATTATCGATCAACAATACTGCAACGGAAAAAAGAACTGCCCTCACATG GGTTCTGGAATAAAGGTTAGTGACGTGACATATCAAGATATTCGCGGGACATCTGCATCGAAAGTGGCGGTCACTTTTAAATGCAATAAGGATAAGCCATGCAGTGGAATAAAGATGAGAGGCGTGACTGTGAAACACGGCGATAGTAAGGCGGCGGTGAAATCTGAGTGCGCTAATGTGGTCGGAGTTAGTATTGCCGGGGCAGGCTGCAATAGTAATTAG